DNA sequence from the Deinococcus multiflagellatus genome:
CGTCGTCGCCGCCCAGCCGGGGCAGGGTGCGCGGATCCAGGCCCCGGGCGCGCAGGGTGGCCTGCAGGGTTTCCTCGGCCAGAAAGGGGTGCCCGGTAAAGACGATCAGGGGCACAGGTCCTCCGGCACGGGGGGCAGGCCCAGTTCGGCGCGCGCCGCTTGCAGGTCGCGCAGCATCTGCCGGGCGCTGGCTGGGCGGTCGTCCGGGTCGCGGCCCAGGGCGGCGCGCAGCAGGCCATGCAAGGCCGCCGGGCCGGGCAGCGCCGCGCGGCGGTCATGAATGCCGGCCAGCCAGCCCAGGGCGTCCTCGTAGGGGGGGGCGCCCGCCAGACAGTCGAACAGCAGCACGCCCGCCGAGTACAGGTCGCTGCGGGGCTCGCCGCGCAGGCCCAGAAACTGTTCCGGGGCCATGAAGTGCGGGGTGCCCATGCGCGTGCCGCTGTGAATATCCAGCGGCAGGTCCCGGGCGTGGCTCATGCCGAAGTCGATCACGCGCACGCTCTGGGCGCTGGGCTCGCCGCCCGCCAGCAGCACGTTTTCCGGC
Encoded proteins:
- a CDS encoding serine/threonine-protein kinase, whose protein sequence is MSADLSAELQAREALTEHGGVRGERALWRGQTVFVKTLLSDSPDLQARFLHEGQVASRVACPLIVSPLLCTARHLLFPFVPGGTLRERLDLGGPLGADEATQVTAGVLMAAAHLHARGVTHQDLKPENVLLAGGEPSAQSVRVIDFGMSHARDLPLDIHSGTRMGTPHFMAPEQFLGLRGEPRSDLYSAGVLLFDCLAGAPPYEDALGWLAGIHDRRAALPGPAALHGLLRAALGRDPDDRPASARQMLRDLQAARAELGLPPVPEDLCP